A stretch of Sinimarinibacterium sp. NLF-5-8 DNA encodes these proteins:
- a CDS encoding ferredoxin reductase has product MKTTQNHSSVALSHAPRWRQAQWLHPLNDTTAINDLLASVNPLWSLTEVRAEVCARQVLTADTVSLHLRPNRLWCGFVAGQHVPVTVEINGVRHTRLYSISSDAARAQSFSITVKRQPNGRVSNYLHDQVRVGKVLTLGQAQGDFTLPAQAVPLLLLSAGSGITPMRALLHSLEQRHATGDGSHPVTLLHVCRDADDFIFADDLRQLAARAPWFTLQLWHTRAQGRPSAQTLLAQVPDHPTRALYLCGPATLMDAVEQHWGARAEALPLRSERFAPTPLRVASGVACEVQRSHSEQLFTANAGESLLDAAERAGLSPAYGCRMGICRSCLCHKRSGEVENAVTGEISHGDEWIRLCVSHARTPIQLDL; this is encoded by the coding sequence ATGAAAACGACTCAAAACCATTCTTCAGTCGCGCTGTCGCACGCACCGCGTTGGCGGCAAGCGCAATGGCTGCACCCGCTCAACGACACCACCGCCATCAACGATCTGCTCGCCAGCGTCAATCCGCTGTGGTCACTCACCGAAGTGCGCGCCGAGGTCTGCGCGCGCCAAGTGCTCACCGCCGACACCGTCTCGCTGCACCTGCGCCCCAACCGTCTGTGGTGCGGTTTTGTCGCCGGTCAACATGTGCCGGTCACCGTCGAGATCAATGGCGTGCGCCATACCCGCCTCTACAGCATCAGCAGCGATGCGGCGCGCGCGCAGTCCTTCAGCATCACCGTCAAGCGTCAGCCCAATGGCCGCGTTTCCAATTATCTGCACGATCAGGTTCGCGTCGGCAAAGTGCTGACGCTGGGGCAAGCCCAGGGCGATTTCACCCTGCCCGCACAGGCTGTGCCGCTGCTGCTGCTCAGTGCCGGCAGCGGCATTACGCCGATGCGCGCGCTGCTGCACAGCCTGGAGCAGCGCCACGCAACCGGCGATGGGTCGCATCCGGTCACGCTGCTACATGTGTGCCGCGATGCCGATGATTTTATTTTTGCCGACGATCTGCGCCAGCTCGCCGCGCGCGCGCCGTGGTTCACGTTGCAGCTTTGGCATACGCGCGCACAGGGTCGCCCTTCGGCGCAGACGTTGCTGGCACAGGTGCCGGATCACCCCACGCGCGCGCTGTATCTGTGCGGCCCGGCCACCTTGATGGACGCGGTTGAACAGCACTGGGGCGCGCGCGCCGAGGCGCTGCCGCTGCGCAGCGAACGCTTTGCGCCAACGCCGCTGCGGGTTGCCAGTGGCGTGGCCTGCGAAGTGCAGCGCAGCCATTCAGAACAACTGTTCACCGCCAATGCCGGCGAGAGTCTGCTGGACGCCGCCGAGCGCGCGGGACTGTCGCCCGCCTACGGCTGTCGCATGGGTATTTGCCGCAGCTGTCTGTGCCACAAGCGCAGCGGCGAGGTTGAAAACGCCGTCACCGGCGAGATCAGCCACGGCGATGAATGGATTCGACTGTGCGTCAGCCACGCGCGCACGCCGATCCAACTCGATCTTTGA
- a CDS encoding CDGSH iron-sulfur domain-containing protein, whose product MTEPVIAQRAPYPVDVEKGKDYWWCRCGLSQKQPFCDGSHKTTDLTPLKFTAARNETVWFCGCKHTKTAPKCDGTHNKLPV is encoded by the coding sequence ATGACCGAACCTGTGATTGCCCAGCGCGCGCCGTATCCCGTCGATGTGGAAAAAGGCAAGGACTATTGGTGGTGCCGCTGCGGCTTGAGCCAAAAACAACCCTTTTGCGACGGCTCGCATAAGACCACGGATCTGACGCCGCTCAAATTCACCGCCGCGCGCAATGAAACCGTTTGGTTTTGCGGCTGCAAACACACCAAAACCGCGCCCAAATGCGATGGCACACATAACAAGTTGCCGGTTTGA
- a CDS encoding class I SAM-dependent methyltransferase, translating into MSEIELHRKLLGDSARNQAFHQALKSVIRPEKTTVLDIGAGTGFLSFLAHQLGAAHCTLMEYADTLELAQTLARANGMDRLTFIQTVSLEWRRKLSVDVVVSETLGNFALEEGFLETAVDARRFLKPGGALLPYALRQFAMPVIGDRLQREIDIWPEVGFGLDLNAARAVSLSNMYVKDVQPQDLPSPSCAQCWDDLDLRPSRPPPSSKRTHTLRWSAADLGARVAGFALWWEADLTATVKLSTSPFDPPTHWQQIYLPLLSALTLQAQDQVELTLTCDTRAEVGVRLIWQTTQLRAGQVIHQQKQDSFRGQL; encoded by the coding sequence ATGAGTGAAATCGAGTTACATCGCAAGCTGCTTGGCGATTCGGCCCGCAATCAGGCGTTCCACCAGGCGCTGAAATCGGTAATCCGCCCTGAAAAAACCACGGTTCTGGACATTGGCGCGGGCACGGGTTTTTTGAGTTTTCTGGCGCATCAGCTGGGGGCTGCGCATTGCACCCTGATGGAATATGCCGACACGCTGGAACTGGCGCAGACGCTGGCGCGCGCCAATGGCATGGATCGGCTGACGTTCATCCAGACGGTATCGCTGGAGTGGCGGCGCAAGCTGAGCGTGGATGTGGTGGTTTCCGAAACGCTGGGAAACTTTGCACTTGAAGAAGGTTTTTTGGAGACGGCGGTCGATGCACGGCGCTTTTTGAAGCCAGGCGGTGCGCTGTTGCCCTATGCCCTGCGCCAGTTTGCAATGCCGGTGATCGGCGATCGCTTGCAGCGCGAAATCGACATCTGGCCCGAGGTGGGGTTTGGACTGGATTTGAACGCGGCGCGGGCGGTGAGCCTGAGCAATATGTATGTCAAGGACGTGCAGCCGCAGGACTTGCCGTCGCCGTCCTGTGCACAGTGCTGGGACGATCTGGACTTACGCCCAAGCCGTCCGCCGCCCAGCAGCAAGCGCACACACACGCTGCGCTGGTCAGCAGCCGATCTGGGCGCGCGCGTGGCCGGTTTTGCGCTGTGGTGGGAGGCTGATCTGACGGCAACGGTGAAGCTGTCCACCTCCCCCTTTGATCCGCCGACGCACTGGCAGCAGATTTACCTGCCGTTGCTGTCGGCGCTGACGCTGCAAGCGCAGGATCAGGTCGAGCTGACGCTGACCTGCGATACCCGCGCCGAAGTTGGCGTGCGCCTGATCTGGCAAACCACGCAACTGCGCGCCGGTCAGGTGATCCACCAACAAAAGCAGGACAGTTTTCGCGGCCAGCTCTGA
- a CDS encoding acyl-CoA desaturase gives MSNLHPRRLKRAQIQQLQDDLDAVRDGVMQTLGEQDVAHIRRMIRRARNSAIVGRTLLGIGIDPISFVVGVGALAHAKIVENMEVGHNVMHGQYDWTHDPALNSQHYEWDNVCDAGMWRHFHNYEHHTYTNILGKDRDFGYTILRLSDEQKWHPLNLLQPVWNGILALAFEFGVGGHDVQAEKYIHGELSLAQVKARARPFARKIRRQVVKDYVLFPLLTVWNAPRVLAGNFLANVTRNLWSYAIIFCGHFPNGTEVFAAEDCENETRGDWYYRQICGSANITGGRAFHLLSGHLSHQIEHHLFPDMPAHRYADIAPQVQAICARYGLPYNTASFWHQYGTVLGKVMRHALPSRPLRAPAQVSLPTPEPA, from the coding sequence ATGAGCAATCTTCACCCGCGCCGCTTGAAGCGCGCGCAAATTCAGCAGTTGCAAGACGATCTGGACGCCGTGCGCGATGGCGTGATGCAAACCCTCGGTGAGCAGGATGTGGCGCACATTCGCCGGATGATCCGGCGCGCGCGCAACAGTGCCATCGTCGGCCGCACGCTGCTCGGCATTGGCATTGATCCGATCAGCTTTGTCGTCGGCGTTGGCGCGCTGGCGCACGCCAAAATCGTGGAAAACATGGAAGTCGGGCACAACGTCATGCACGGCCAATACGACTGGACTCACGATCCGGCGCTCAACTCGCAGCACTACGAATGGGACAACGTCTGCGATGCCGGCATGTGGCGGCATTTTCACAACTACGAGCACCACACCTACACCAACATCCTCGGCAAGGATCGTGATTTTGGTTACACCATCCTGCGGCTGTCGGACGAGCAAAAATGGCATCCGCTGAATCTGCTGCAACCGGTGTGGAACGGCATCCTCGCGCTGGCTTTTGAATTTGGCGTCGGCGGCCACGATGTGCAGGCCGAAAAATACATTCACGGCGAATTGAGTCTTGCCCAGGTCAAGGCGCGCGCGCGCCCGTTTGCACGCAAAATCCGCCGCCAGGTGGTCAAGGACTATGTGCTGTTTCCGCTGCTCACGGTGTGGAACGCACCGCGCGTGCTGGCCGGAAACTTTTTGGCCAACGTCACCCGCAACCTGTGGAGCTACGCGATTATTTTTTGCGGCCATTTTCCCAATGGCACCGAAGTCTTTGCCGCCGAGGACTGTGAAAACGAAACCCGTGGCGACTGGTATTACCGACAAATCTGCGGCTCCGCCAACATCACCGGCGGGCGCGCGTTTCACCTGCTCAGCGGCCATTTGAGCCATCAGATCGAGCACCACCTGTTCCCCGACATGCCCGCACACCGCTACGCCGACATCGCACCGCAGGTGCAAGCCATTTGCGCCCGATACGGCCTGCCCTACAACACCGCGAGTTTTTGGCACCAATACGGCACCGTACTGGGCAAGGTGATGCGCCATGCGCTACCGTCACGGCCACTGCGCGCGCCCGCGCAGGTTTCACTCCCGACTCCGGAGCCCGCATGA
- the tesB gene encoding acyl-CoA thioesterase II: protein MNRILQDLVNLLDIERLEDNLFRGQSRDLGGRSVFGGQVISQALVAASRTADDISQPHSLHAYFLRPGDMSKPIVYEVDRVRDGRSFTTRRVQAIQSGQPILTMMTSFQHDEPGLEHQQPMPDVQPPEKLRSARDLYDEWIQAVPDLPDRIFHALTRELAIEFKPVVPWNPLAPEVKPPQQKIWFRAAGTLPDDPMLHRCVLAYASDFNLLSTAVRPHGRTWFDEKMTIASIDHALWFHRDLRVDDWLLYSMDAPTAQGGRGFNRGLIYDRSGRLVASVTQENLMRETG from the coding sequence ATGAATCGGATTTTGCAGGATCTGGTCAATCTGCTCGACATCGAGCGTCTGGAAGACAATCTGTTTCGTGGGCAGTCGCGCGATCTGGGGGGACGCAGCGTGTTTGGCGGGCAGGTCATCAGCCAAGCTCTGGTCGCTGCCAGCCGCACCGCCGATGACATCAGCCAGCCGCACTCCCTGCATGCCTATTTTTTGCGCCCCGGCGACATGAGCAAGCCGATTGTCTACGAAGTGGACCGGGTGCGTGATGGCCGCAGCTTTACCACCCGGCGAGTACAGGCCATTCAAAGCGGCCAGCCGATCCTGACGATGATGACCTCGTTCCAGCACGACGAACCGGGGCTGGAACACCAGCAGCCGATGCCCGACGTGCAGCCGCCCGAAAAGCTGCGCAGTGCGCGCGATCTTTACGATGAGTGGATTCAGGCAGTTCCGGACTTGCCGGATCGAATCTTTCATGCACTGACCCGTGAACTGGCGATTGAATTCAAGCCGGTGGTGCCGTGGAACCCGCTGGCGCCGGAGGTCAAGCCGCCACAGCAAAAAATCTGGTTTCGCGCTGCGGGCACCCTGCCCGACGATCCTATGCTGCACCGCTGCGTGTTGGCCTACGCGTCCGACTTCAATCTGTTATCCACGGCGGTACGCCCACATGGCCGCACCTGGTTCGATGAAAAAATGACCATCGCCAGCATCGACCATGCCCTCTGGTTTCACCGCGATCTGCGTGTGGACGACTGGCTGCTGTACAGCATGGACGCCCCGACCGCACAGGGGGGCCGGGGATTCAACCGGGGGCTGATCTATGACCGCAGCGGCCGCCTGGTGGCCAGCGTGACGCAAGAAAACCTGATGCGTGAGACGGGCTAA
- a CDS encoding TetR family transcriptional regulator, with translation MQDKNSDRNQRKRLTRERLMDAALTLMSQGHSFPSVSLREITREAGVVPTAFYRHFADLDALGLALMAECGDALRALLRDARAGQVLQNRDLRVPLRWFWQYARANPLPLRALVSERNGGAASLRRALRDELALLARELAQDLRHAGFCSELPLPQLEMIAALMLDTLLGAVSDILDLPDDQVQPARELEQRLTDQMRVIVLGARQWRRS, from the coding sequence ATGCAAGACAAAAACTCGGATCGAAACCAGCGCAAGCGCCTGACCCGCGAACGGCTGATGGATGCTGCGCTCACCCTGATGAGCCAGGGGCATAGTTTTCCCAGCGTCAGCCTGCGCGAAATCACCCGCGAGGCCGGGGTGGTGCCAACGGCGTTTTATCGCCACTTTGCCGATCTGGATGCGCTGGGTCTGGCGCTGATGGCGGAGTGTGGGGATGCGCTGCGGGCGTTGCTGCGCGATGCGCGCGCGGGGCAGGTTTTGCAAAACCGGGATTTGCGCGTGCCGCTGCGCTGGTTCTGGCAGTACGCGCGCGCCAATCCCTTGCCGCTGCGCGCACTGGTGAGTGAGCGCAACGGCGGCGCGGCCAGCCTGCGCCGTGCCCTGCGTGACGAGCTGGCGCTGTTGGCGCGTGAGCTGGCGCAGGATTTGCGCCATGCCGGATTTTGCAGCGAGCTGCCACTTCCGCAATTGGAGATGATTGCGGCGCTGATGCTGGATACCTTGCTGGGGGCGGTCAGCGATATTCTGGATTTGCCTGATGATCAGGTGCAGCCCGCGCGCGAACTGGAGCAGCGGCTCACCGATCAGATGCGGGTGATCGTGCTGGGTGCGCGGCAGTGGCGACGCAGCTGA
- a CDS encoding alpha/beta hydrolase has product MNADSIHRSTRIRASLVFAALAVSACGTSEVPNPDTLTVAAREACQVRSWIAGSTEMCNGALIYRDYVYDDFGADAGLISPSPTLLNVTNRGGHLGIPLANTPSLLAPSAGDAGYPKGLENTADLVTLTLSIEGQELRVEFELNTMFNADDTLAAIAIDTDNDPATGGGAWTPLKTSSRGWELLQVFDHGDPDSNRISGRIPLPEGETWRVQAALAQRDGTVMNVAFRGVDEQAKAGKIPDQILPGSGNFWEDRQAAALKSGDISEFGHVLDVADLRNRISRAPAPVTQGFHQRVYVSDYTLGEGIARQGIAGRHGDTHLPCEQYFHYLGRYQPYGIYLPQASAQGTVPGVQIVMHGCEANHASQINEPNMQAQFGDGLNRILVSPLGRGPYGFFSDISERDVLDVLDDVQNHYATDPARVFASGYSMGGYGAIRLAALYPDRFAGLVSWVGFTGDITNAPLPGNPLPEILRGLGSASQIPNLANGASIGAAENIIDFIGNLRHVPGAYVYAGADELVQVTTSLALAQRLGQSDSPFQFFLHPVAEHLTFMLLDQWQKEADYTRDLVRVENPTRVTYRTDLAFDFPEYNIAHDRAYWISQIRAQGAGISDVDLTAPGCGGSQWMLEKGQDAGLQPLPWVSTLQRISSSAPVPARAALEGTLANVQSLTLDADATCLRGQAIAYRIQSDAPARISLSDGRALDLLAGENQGTF; this is encoded by the coding sequence ATGAACGCCGACTCGATTCACCGCTCAACCCGCATCCGCGCGAGCCTTGTTTTTGCCGCCCTGGCGGTGAGCGCCTGCGGCACGAGCGAAGTGCCGAATCCAGACACGCTCACCGTCGCCGCGCGCGAGGCCTGCCAGGTTCGCTCATGGATTGCGGGCAGCACCGAGATGTGCAACGGCGCGCTGATCTATCGTGATTATGTGTATGACGATTTTGGCGCTGATGCAGGACTGATCTCGCCTTCGCCGACGCTGCTCAACGTGACCAATCGCGGCGGGCACCTGGGGATTCCGCTGGCCAATACGCCCAGCCTGCTGGCACCGTCAGCGGGCGATGCCGGTTATCCCAAAGGGCTGGAAAACACTGCCGACCTGGTCACCCTGACGCTGTCGATCGAGGGGCAAGAATTACGCGTGGAGTTTGAGCTGAACACGATGTTCAACGCCGATGACACGCTGGCCGCGATTGCCATCGACACCGACAACGATCCGGCCACCGGCGGCGGCGCGTGGACGCCGCTGAAAACCTCCAGCCGTGGCTGGGAGCTGCTCCAGGTGTTTGACCACGGCGACCCCGACAGCAACCGCATCAGCGGACGGATACCGCTGCCTGAAGGAGAGACCTGGCGCGTACAGGCGGCACTGGCACAGCGCGATGGCACGGTCATGAACGTGGCGTTTCGCGGTGTGGATGAGCAGGCCAAGGCCGGAAAAATCCCCGACCAGATCCTGCCCGGCTCCGGTAATTTTTGGGAAGACCGCCAAGCCGCGGCACTCAAAAGCGGTGATATTTCCGAGTTTGGCCATGTGCTCGATGTGGCTGATTTACGCAATCGCATCAGCCGCGCGCCCGCGCCGGTGACCCAGGGTTTTCACCAGCGCGTTTACGTTTCGGATTACACCCTCGGTGAAGGCATTGCACGCCAGGGCATTGCCGGCCGCCACGGCGATACCCATCTGCCGTGCGAGCAATATTTTCACTATTTAGGCCGCTATCAGCCGTATGGCATTTACCTGCCGCAAGCCAGCGCGCAAGGCACTGTGCCCGGTGTGCAAATCGTCATGCACGGCTGCGAGGCCAACCACGCCAGCCAGATCAACGAGCCGAATATGCAGGCGCAATTCGGTGATGGTCTGAACCGGATTCTGGTCAGTCCGCTGGGGCGCGGGCCGTATGGGTTTTTTTCCGATATTTCGGAACGCGACGTGCTCGATGTTCTGGACGATGTTCAGAACCATTACGCCACCGACCCGGCGCGGGTCTTCGCCAGTGGCTATTCGATGGGCGGCTATGGCGCGATCCGCCTCGCTGCGCTCTACCCCGACCGCTTTGCCGGGCTGGTGAGCTGGGTCGGGTTTACCGGCGACATCACCAATGCACCCCTGCCGGGCAATCCGTTGCCAGAGATTTTGCGCGGACTCGGCAGCGCCTCACAGATTCCCAACCTGGCCAATGGAGCGAGCATCGGCGCAGCCGAAAACATCATTGATTTCATCGGCAATCTGCGTCATGTGCCCGGCGCCTATGTTTATGCGGGCGCTGATGAACTGGTACAGGTGACCACCTCGCTGGCCTTGGCGCAGCGGCTCGGCCAGAGCGACTCACCCTTCCAGTTTTTCCTGCATCCGGTGGCCGAGCATCTGACCTTCATGCTGCTCGATCAATGGCAAAAAGAAGCCGACTACACCCGGGATCTGGTGCGCGTGGAAAACCCGACACGGGTGACGTACCGCACCGATCTGGCCTTTGATTTTCCTGAGTACAACATCGCCCACGACCGCGCCTACTGGATCTCGCAGATTCGCGCGCAAGGCGCAGGCATCAGCGACGTGGATTTGACCGCACCCGGCTGCGGCGGCAGCCAGTGGATGCTGGAAAAAGGCCAGGACGCGGGGTTGCAGCCGTTGCCGTGGGTGAGCACATTGCAACGGATCAGCAGCAGCGCCCCTGTGCCTGCGCGCGCGGCACTGGAAGGCACACTGGCCAACGTGCAATCGCTGACCCTTGATGCCGACGCTACCTGCCTGCGCGGACAGGCCATCGCCTATCGCATCCAAAGCGACGCCCCCGCTCGCATCAGCCTCAGTGACGGGCGCGCGCTGGACCTGCTGGCCGGTGAAAATCAGGGCACGTTTTGA
- a CDS encoding triacylglycerol lipase, whose translation MKPAPTPTATITLAPWRGAVDLSARTFSQLTQRAHGWHRAISDIPFSVLKHIPVVREFSTPVRALHDGITDAVYTAVDLTGSTVLSATTQVMQQVERSPLAPTLPAWRIEATRAISAISGFVGDDMATRRNPLTPKLGFYLHNQRLELKPEPLRAAYPDASQRLAVFVHGLCCEEHVWHEAAKPAPDCVSLIDALRARGYTPVFARYNSGLHISQNGRGLARALGKLVTHWPRPVDEIVLIGHSMGGLVSRACAHSGLQQQAAWTHKVSHIFCIGSPHRGAPLEQLVHRSIPTLKRWGLTRPLAHILQVRSAGIKDLRSGTLHDGDWRGCDLDAVTSVEDSAAAISDRAHHLAPRNTIARIPTARYHFIGSTLSQTPDNLLSRTLGDGIVDLPSATAAELADASTATLTRVHHLRLLNHPLVWQWMQRCLDEAGAPHRP comes from the coding sequence GTGAAACCCGCGCCGACACCCACCGCGACCATCACGCTGGCGCCGTGGCGCGGCGCCGTGGATTTGAGCGCGCGCACCTTCAGCCAGCTCACCCAGCGCGCGCACGGCTGGCATCGGGCGATATCCGACATCCCCTTCAGCGTGCTCAAACACATCCCGGTGGTGCGCGAGTTCAGCACCCCGGTGCGCGCGCTGCACGACGGCATCACCGATGCGGTGTATACCGCCGTTGACCTCACCGGCAGCACCGTGCTCAGCGCCACCACCCAGGTGATGCAGCAGGTTGAACGCAGCCCGCTGGCGCCCACCCTGCCGGCCTGGCGCATCGAGGCCACGCGCGCGATCTCGGCGATCAGCGGCTTTGTTGGCGACGACATGGCCACGCGGCGCAACCCGCTGACCCCAAAACTTGGGTTTTATCTCCACAATCAAAGGCTTGAATTAAAACCCGAGCCTCTGCGCGCGGCCTACCCAGACGCCAGCCAGCGGCTCGCCGTGTTTGTTCACGGCCTGTGCTGCGAAGAACACGTCTGGCACGAAGCCGCCAAACCCGCACCCGACTGCGTGAGCCTGATCGACGCGTTGCGCGCGCGCGGTTACACCCCGGTTTTTGCCCGCTACAACAGCGGCCTGCACATCTCACAAAACGGACGCGGCCTGGCGCGCGCGCTCGGCAAACTGGTCACCCACTGGCCACGACCCGTCGATGAAATCGTTTTGATCGGACACAGCATGGGCGGTCTGGTTTCGCGCGCCTGCGCCCACAGCGGCCTGCAACAGCAAGCCGCGTGGACGCACAAGGTCTCGCACATTTTTTGCATCGGCTCCCCACATCGCGGCGCGCCGCTGGAGCAACTGGTTCATCGCAGCATCCCCACGCTCAAACGCTGGGGGCTGACCCGCCCGCTGGCGCACATCCTGCAAGTACGCTCCGCCGGCATCAAAGACCTGCGCAGCGGCACCTTGCACGATGGCGACTGGCGTGGCTGCGATCTGGATGCCGTCACCAGCGTCGAGGACAGCGCCGCCGCCATCAGCGACCGCGCCCACCACCTCGCCCCGCGCAACACCATTGCCCGCATCCCCACCGCGCGCTACCACTTTATCGGCAGTACCCTCAGCCAAACGCCGGACAACCTGCTCAGCCGCACGCTGGGCGACGGCATCGTCGATCTGCCCAGCGCCACCGCCGCCGAACTGGCCGACGCCAGCACCGCCACCCTCACCCGCGTGCATCACCTGCGCCTGCTCAATCACCCGCTGGTGTGGCAGTGGATGCAGCGGTGCCTGGACGAAGCGGGTGCCCCGCATCGACCGTGA
- a CDS encoding sterol desaturase family protein yields MDWNHWFELIRPFIGGEQVDWKQVLLTGMAPIFVLAFAVEYQYLKKHGRLQRFSWAAVRANVGLAVVYQLAEGAVHLLISGAIILWIYQHRLFDVPVNAWTIVPIFVAVEFCYYWFHRGSHRIRWFWSAHVVHHSEERMNFSTALRQSAIYSITGWWLFFMPLVWLGVPPGVVFFLYACDLAYQFFIHTETVGKLPRWVEYVFDTPSNHRAHHGRNPQYIDKNYGGVLIVFDRWFGTYVEETEPVDYGIPHQIHSNNLWTLNMHEFLAMWRDVLRPGALGQRLKHLWAPPEWQRADGIQQAGRGERLAR; encoded by the coding sequence ATGGATTGGAATCACTGGTTTGAGCTGATTCGCCCCTTTATTGGCGGCGAGCAGGTCGATTGGAAACAGGTTTTGCTCACCGGCATGGCGCCGATCTTTGTGCTGGCGTTTGCGGTGGAGTACCAATACCTGAAAAAGCACGGGCGCTTGCAGCGTTTCAGCTGGGCGGCGGTGCGCGCCAATGTGGGGCTGGCGGTGGTCTATCAATTGGCCGAAGGGGCGGTGCATCTGTTGATCAGCGGCGCGATCATCCTGTGGATTTATCAGCACCGCCTGTTTGACGTGCCGGTCAACGCTTGGACGATTGTGCCGATCTTTGTGGCGGTGGAGTTTTGTTATTACTGGTTTCATCGCGGCAGTCATCGCATCCGCTGGTTCTGGAGCGCGCATGTGGTGCATCACTCTGAAGAGAGGATGAACTTTTCCACTGCGCTGCGCCAAAGTGCCATTTATTCGATCACGGGCTGGTGGCTGTTTTTCATGCCGCTGGTGTGGCTTGGGGTGCCGCCGGGGGTGGTGTTTTTTTTATATGCCTGCGATCTGGCGTATCAGTTTTTCATCCACACCGAGACCGTCGGCAAACTGCCGCGCTGGGTTGAATATGTGTTTGACACGCCCAGCAACCACCGTGCGCACCATGGCCGCAATCCGCAGTACATCGACAAAAACTATGGCGGCGTGCTGATTGTGTTTGATCGCTGGTTTGGCACTTATGTGGAAGAAACCGAGCCGGTGGATTACGGCATCCCCCATCAAATTCATTCCAACAATTTGTGGACGCTGAACATGCACGAGTTTTTGGCCATGTGGCGCGACGTGCTACGCCCCGGCGCACTGGGGCAGCGGCTCAAGCATTTGTGGGCGCCGCCGGAATGGCAGCGCGCCGACGGGATACAACAGGCCGGGCGGGGTGAACGGCTTGCGCGCTGA
- a CDS encoding YkgJ family cysteine cluster protein, with the protein MHCRQACGACCIAPSISSPIPGMPNGKPAGVRCIQLGVDDRCKIFADPRRPAVCASLMPNPEMCGTSRAQAMRFLDLLEQATAPDTT; encoded by the coding sequence ATGCATTGTCGTCAGGCTTGTGGGGCTTGTTGTATCGCGCCGTCGATTTCGTCACCGATTCCGGGCATGCCCAATGGCAAGCCCGCCGGCGTGCGCTGCATCCAGTTGGGTGTCGATGATCGCTGCAAAATCTTTGCCGATCCGCGACGCCCGGCGGTTTGCGCCAGCCTGATGCCCAACCCTGAAATGTGCGGAACCTCGCGCGCGCAGGCCATGCGTTTTCTGGATTTATTGGAGCAGGCCACCGCGCCTGACACGACTTAG
- a CDS encoding substrate-binding domain-containing protein produces the protein MFVLRLFLRPFAVAVLGLAISGAVQARDVLHVYGPGGPAPAMRQAAQVFAKANGVDVVVTAGPTSQWAGQALRNADLIYSGSEHMMSTLAQTFKGVIDPATAKPLYLREAMILVRPGNPKKIRGMNHLLRSGVRVLTVNGAGQVGLWEDMIGRSGKIELLRALRKNIAFPEAANSGEAKQRWQADPGLDAWLTWGIWQNANPTLADAVRVEPEFRMYRDSSIAITRRARENPRAAAFVAFLRSAEGAAIFVEHGWIAD, from the coding sequence ATGTTTGTTCTGCGTCTGTTTCTCAGACCATTTGCGGTTGCCGTGCTGGGTTTGGCGATCAGCGGTGCAGTGCAGGCGCGGGACGTGCTCCATGTGTATGGCCCGGGCGGCCCGGCACCGGCGATGCGTCAGGCCGCACAAGTCTTTGCCAAGGCAAACGGTGTGGACGTGGTGGTCACCGCAGGCCCCACCTCGCAATGGGCCGGGCAGGCGCTCAGAAACGCCGATCTGATCTACAGCGGCTCCGAACACATGATGAGCACGCTGGCGCAAACCTTTAAAGGCGTGATCGACCCGGCAACGGCCAAGCCTTTGTATCTGCGCGAGGCAATGATTCTGGTGCGCCCCGGCAACCCCAAAAAAATCAGGGGGATGAATCACCTGCTGCGTTCGGGCGTCAGGGTCTTGACCGTCAACGGCGCCGGACAGGTGGGGTTGTGGGAAGACATGATTGGCCGCAGCGGCAAGATCGAGCTGCTGCGCGCGCTGCGCAAAAACATCGCTTTTCCGGAAGCTGCCAACAGCGGCGAAGCCAAACAGCGCTGGCAGGCCGATCCGGGTCTGGATGCGTGGCTGACCTGGGGCATCTGGCAAAACGCCAACCCCACGCTGGCCGATGCGGTGCGGGTGGAGCCGGAGTTTCGGATGTATCGCGACAGCAGTATCGCCATCACCCGCCGCGCGCGCGAAAACCCGCGTGCGGCGGCGTTTGTGGCGTTTTTACGCTCGGCAGAAGGGGCAGCGATTTTTGTTGAGCACGGCTGGATTGCCGATTAA